GAGAAGGAGGAGTTGGCGGCGCTGGCCAAGCGCTGCACCGAGATGGAGGACTCGGCGAAGAAAGTCGAGCGCCAGGTCGAGAAATCCGCGGCGGCGATGCTGCTGGAATCGAGGCTGGGCGAACGCTTCGACGCCATCGTCACCGGCGCGTCCGACAAAGGCACCTGGGTCCGACTCTTGAACCCCCCCATCGAGGGAAGACTGGAGAGCGGCTTTGCGGGCATGGATGTCGGTCGCCGGCTCCGCGTGCAGCTGATGAGCACGGATGTGGCGCGCGGGTATATCAACTTCAAGACGGTGGCGTAGGAAGGCCGGGCCGCGCGCTCTGGCGGTGTCAAATCCGGCCCCCGAATTCCTATAATGTCCATCATGAGCCAAGCTAAGAAAGTCGGCATCATCGGCCTGGGCAAGTATCTGCCTGAAAAGGTCCTGACCAACCAGGACTTCGAGAAGATGGTGGACACCACGGACGCCTGGATCACGGAGCGCACGGGCATCAAGGAGCGGCGCATCGCGCGGGCCGACGAGGCCACCAGCGACATGGCCCTGGCCGCGGCCAAGGAGGCCCTGGCCGACGCCAAGCTCACCGGCGCCGACATCGACCTCATCGTGGTGGCGACCATCAGCCCGGACACCCTCTTCCCTTCGAACGCCTGCCGCCTGCAGGGCGCCTTGGGCTGCCGACCCATCCCGGCTTTCGACGTAGCCGCGGCCTGCTCCGGCTACATCTACGCCCTGACCATCGCCGAGAACTTCATCAAGGCCGGCACCGCGCGCCGCGCTTTGGTGGTGGCCGTGGAGAAGCTCTCCGCGATCACGGACTACAGCGACCGCAACACCTGCGTGCTCTTCGGCGACGGGGCCGGGGCCGCGGTGCTCTCGGCCGTGGACACGGGGGGGATCCTTTCGAGCTATCTGGGCTCGGACGGCAAGCAGTGCGAACTCATCACCATGCCCGCGGGCGGCTCGCGCCGGCCGGCCTCGCACGAGACCGTGGACCAGAAACTCCACTGCCTCA
This DNA window, taken from Elusimicrobiota bacterium, encodes the following:
- a CDS encoding ketoacyl-ACP synthase III; amino-acid sequence: MSQAKKVGIIGLGKYLPEKVLTNQDFEKMVDTTDAWITERTGIKERRIARADEATSDMALAAAKEALADAKLTGADIDLIVVATISPDTLFPSNACRLQGALGCRPIPAFDVAAACSGYIYALTIAENFIKAGTARRALVVAVEKLSAITDYSDRNTCVLFGDGAGAAVLSAVDTGGILSSYLGSDGKQCELITMPAGGSRRPASHETVDQKLHCLKMNGAEVFKVAVKTMADAALEVMNTLGVHSPDEVSLIIPHQANIRIINAVAKRMGVSLAEGKVFLNIEKYGNMSAASTAVALTEAVQTGRVKKGDRVVMVAFGSGLTVGALVIELS